Proteins encoded together in one Phyllostomus discolor isolate MPI-MPIP mPhyDis1 chromosome 6, mPhyDis1.pri.v3, whole genome shotgun sequence window:
- the LOC114500346 gene encoding folate receptor alpha-like has protein sequence MPLTTALPSGTNMALTVATQLLLLLVWGTAVWAARPGAELLNVCMDAKHHKEKPSPEDKLHEQCSPWKKNACCSVNTSQEAHKDVSYLYRFNWDHCGPLEPVCKRHFIQDTCLYECSPNLGPWIQQVNQSWRKERILNVPLCKEDCESWWRDCRTSYTCKTNWHKGWNWTSGFNECPVKDACHPFYFYFPTPAALCNEIWSHSYKVSNYSRGSGRCIQMWFDPAQGNPNEEVARFYAEAMNGAGLHRVWPGLSGLALILFLVLT, from the exons ATGCCTCTGACCACAGCTCTTCCCTCAGGGACTAACATGGCCTTAACAGTGGCAACACAGCTGTTGCTCCTTCTGGTGTGGGGGACTGCAGTATGGGCAGCCCGGCCTGGGGCTGAGCTTCTCAACGTCTGCATGGACGCCAAGCACCACAAGGAAAAGCCAAGCCCAGAGGACAAGCTGCACGAGCAG TGCAGTCCCTGGAAGAAGAACGCCTGCTGTTCTGTCAACACCAGCCAGGAAGCCCACAAGGATGTGTCCTACCTGTACAGATTCAACTGGGACCACTGTGGCCCCTTGGAACCCGTCTGCAAGCGCCACTTCATCCAGGACACCTGCCTGTATGAGTGCTCCCCCAACCTGGGGCCCTGGATCCAGCAG GTGAACCAGAGCTGGCGCAAAGAGCGCATCCTGAACGTGCCCCTGTGCAAAGAGGACTGTGAGAGCTGGTGGAGAGACTGCCGCACCTCCTACACCTGCAAGACCAACTGGCACAAGGGCTGGAACTGGACCTCTG GGTTTAATGAGTGCCCGGTGAAGGACGCCTGCCACcccttttatttctacttccccACGCCTGCTGCTCTGTGCAATGAAATCTGGAGTCACTCCTACAAAGTCAGCAACTACAGCCGAGGGAGCGGCCGCTGCATCCAGATGTGGTTTGACCCAGCCCAGGGCAACCCCAATGAGGAGGTGGCGAGGTTCTATGCTGAGGCCATGAATGGGGCTGGGCTCCATAGGGTCTGGCCTGGCCTGTCTGGCCTGGCCCTAATATTGTTCCTAGTGCTCACCTGA
- the LOC114499468 gene encoding LOW QUALITY PROTEIN: folate receptor beta-like (The sequence of the model RefSeq protein was modified relative to this genomic sequence to represent the inferred CDS: inserted 1 base in 1 codon), producing the protein MGFCPLRPRSPQPQPPLQGQKDMAWKLTAALLLLAWLSATMCSARDGTELLNICMDAKHHKAKPGPEDKLHDQCSPWRKNACCSVSTSQELHKDTSLLYNFNWDHCRKMEPACKRHFIQDTCLYECSPNLGPWIQEVNQSWRKERFLNVPLCKEDCESSWEDCRTSYTCYSTDWHKGWNWTSGSNKCPAGAVCRTFEFYFPTPVALCEGIWSHSYKVSKYSRGSGRCIQMWFXPAQGNPNEEVARFYALAMNSRATAHGIGPLLLSLTLMFQLWLFR; encoded by the exons ATGGGGTTCTGTCCCCTCAGGCCTCGTTCTCCCCAACCACAGCCTCCTCTGCAGGGACAGAAGGACATGGCCTGGAAACTGACAGCagctctgctgctgctggcctggcTTTCAGCCACCATGTGCAGTGCCCGAGACGGGACAGAGCTGCTCAACATCTGCATGGACGCCAAACACCACAAGGCCAAGCCAGGCCCCGAGGACAAGCTGCATGACCAG TGCAGTCCCTGGAGGAAGAACGCCTGCTGCTCCGTCAGCACCAGCCAGGAGCTGCACAAGGACACCTCCCTCCTGTACAACTTTAACTGGGACCACTGCCGCAAGATGGAGCCCGCCTGCAAGCGCCACTTCATCCAGGATACCTGCCTCTATGAGTGCTCCCCCAACCTGGGACCCTGGATCCAGGAG gtgAACCAGAGCTGGCGCAAAGAACGTTTCCTGAACGTGCCCCTGTGCAAAGAGGACTGTGAGAGCTCGTGGGAAGACTGCCGTACCTCCTATACCTGttacagt ACCGACTGGCACAAGGGCTGGAACTGGACCTCAG GATCTAACAAGTGTCCAGCTGGGGCTGTCTGCCGCACTTTTGAGTTTTACTTCCCCACGCCTGTAGCCCTGTGTGAGGGCATTTGGAGTCACTCCTACAAAGTCAGCAAGTACAGTCGAGGGAGTGGCCGCTGCATCCAGATGTGGT GCCCGGCCCAGGGCAACCCCAATGAGGAGGTGGCGAGGTTCTATGCCTTGGCCATGAATTCTAGGGCCACGGCCCATGGGATTGGGCCTCTCCTGCTCAGTCTGACTCTGATGTTCCAACTCTGGCTCTTCCGCTAA